A region of Deltaproteobacteria bacterium DNA encodes the following proteins:
- a CDS encoding phosphocholine cytidylyltransferase family protein, with product MKAVILAAGRGKRLYPYTKYIPKCLLDIGGETILEHQINHIRDCGIDEVVIVVGFGFEKVENFLRNYDGLGMRIKTLYNPFYQTTNSLISLWIARGEMDDDMVVMNGDDVFEIEVLEQALMMRDEKICLPIKKKSSYEDEDMKVVIKETKIVDISKTLNNRASAESVGVRVFRDTGVELMKRAIEEEMRTVGAENKWYISAIHRLIKKGYKVKSLDIDDLFWMDVDYPSDLFRARFNSNKFIKKSYQERVLRVVETS from the coding sequence ATGAAAGCTGTAATACTTGCAGCCGGAAGAGGTAAGAGGCTTTATCCCTACACCAAGTATATTCCCAAATGTTTACTGGATATAGGCGGAGAAACCATACTTGAGCATCAGATAAACCATATCCGTGATTGCGGGATAGACGAAGTTGTAATAGTAGTCGGTTTCGGTTTTGAAAAGGTCGAAAATTTTCTCAGAAATTACGACGGCCTCGGAATGAGAATTAAAACGCTCTACAATCCGTTTTATCAGACCACAAACAGCTTAATTTCACTCTGGATAGCGAGAGGCGAGATGGATGACGATATGGTGGTTATGAACGGAGATGACGTATTCGAAATAGAAGTGCTTGAGCAGGCACTCATGATGAGGGATGAGAAAATCTGCCTCCCCATCAAGAAAAAATCGAGCTATGAAGATGAAGATATGAAGGTTGTAATCAAGGAAACAAAGATTGTAGATATCAGCAAAACTTTAAACAACAGGGCATCCGCCGAGTCCGTAGGCGTCAGGGTGTTCAGGGACACCGGGGTTGAACTTATGAAAAGAGCTATCGAGGAAGAGATGCGTACGGTAGGGGCTGAGAATAAATGGTATATTTCCGCGATTCACAGACTTATTAAGAAAGGTTATAAAGTGAAATCACTCGATATAGATGATTTATTCTGGATGGACGTGGATTATCCGAGCGATCTTTTCAGGGCAAGATTCAATTCGAATAAATTCATAAAGAAATCCTATCAGGAACGGGTCCTAAGAGTTGTAGAAACTAGTTGA
- the dksA gene encoding RNA polymerase-binding protein DksA: MNNRRLRHFKEVLIKKMAGLLGIAEETVTRMSEGDGTFPDPLDRALSESNRSIELRKRDRERKLIQKIRKAIQKTEDGSYGICELCGEEITEDRLEVRPETTLCIGCKEEQEQVEKQFGL; the protein is encoded by the coding sequence ATGAATAACCGGAGACTCAGGCACTTCAAGGAAGTTCTAATAAAGAAAATGGCGGGATTGCTCGGCATCGCCGAAGAGACGGTCACGAGAATGAGCGAAGGAGACGGAACGTTCCCCGATCCCCTGGACCGAGCGCTCTCGGAATCAAACAGATCCATTGAATTGAGGAAACGCGACAGGGAAAGAAAATTAATACAAAAAATCCGCAAGGCAATTCAAAAAACCGAGGACGGGAGCTACGGCATTTGCGAGCTTTGCGGAGAAGAAATCACGGAAGACAGGCTCGAAGTAAGACCGGAAACCACGCTATGTATTGGCTGTAAAGAAGAGCAGGAACAGGTGGAAAAACAGTTCGGTCTATAA
- a CDS encoding 50S ribosomal protein L11 methyltransferase has translation MFKLSQLTFEVSENAVSLLSDFLLGLGSQGVAEDIRKNGMYELSAYFPMDADLDSIMKNLREHIAFINDSMPGTHVGAIKAEHIDRSSWEVWRTVLGKVRAGKRIVIIPPWEEHTPLRNEIVIEINPSLAFGTGHHETTRLCIVAIEEIAASGEAGSMLDVGCGSGILSIAASKLGIENIAGFDTDPVAISESRKNALKNSVADRIRFFCGHIQSAAGVYDLIVANVYMEPIFMMREEFKSRLSEDGKLVLSGIPHIRGDEAVRGLVKAGFILDKESRDGDWVALRFRLR, from the coding sequence TTGTTTAAACTTTCTCAACTTACGTTCGAAGTATCCGAAAATGCCGTCTCGTTGCTCTCGGATTTCCTGCTCGGATTGGGGTCCCAGGGGGTGGCCGAAGACATAAGGAAAAACGGCATGTACGAGTTATCCGCCTACTTCCCGATGGATGCCGATCTGGATTCCATTATGAAGAATCTCAGGGAGCACATCGCTTTTATCAATGACTCCATGCCGGGGACGCACGTCGGAGCTATCAAGGCGGAGCACATCGACAGATCAAGCTGGGAGGTCTGGAGGACGGTATTGGGCAAAGTAAGGGCCGGAAAAAGAATAGTTATCATTCCGCCCTGGGAGGAACACACCCCTTTGAGAAATGAAATTGTGATAGAGATAAATCCGTCGCTTGCCTTTGGGACCGGACACCACGAAACAACGAGACTATGCATAGTGGCCATTGAGGAGATTGCCGCAAGCGGGGAAGCGGGGAGTATGCTCGATGTAGGGTGCGGGAGCGGTATACTGTCGATTGCGGCCTCCAAGCTCGGCATTGAAAATATTGCGGGATTCGATACGGATCCTGTGGCAATCTCCGAGTCCAGAAAAAACGCATTGAAAAACTCGGTAGCAGATAGAATCAGATTCTTTTGCGGCCATATACAGAGCGCGGCAGGTGTGTATGACTTAATTGTCGCTAATGTCTATATGGAGCCTATATTCATGATGAGAGAAGAGTTTAAATCGAGGCTCTCTGAAGACGGAAAACTGGTTTTATCCGGCATTCCCCATATAAGAGGGGACGAAGCTGTAAGAGGCCTCGTTAAAGCGGGATTCATCCTGGATAAGGAATCAAGGGACGGGGATTGGGTGGCCCTTCGGTTCAGGCTCCGTTGA
- a CDS encoding CDP-alcohol phosphatidyltransferase family protein produces the protein MDHAILVAAGTGIEEEKLSNHGETVFGSLPQIKRLVITAQRAGIKNFTIITEKKDSPLKELLSGDKRIESDISWRSLGTETELGSSPCLIIQSNLVTTPGALSNFMDSATKPGEILVLVDTSRDAWVKTGGGDDVADLFSTGGRAVGAFIASGKLLEKSIMDSMSIKTFVQELIGRDKVKYKEFSDTYWMRLSSEKESVKKAENMIFAHVGKTATGWISRSVNSKISLPTSRLLVKTPLTPNMISILINVIGVLCGVFYAIGYPVVGALCMQAATILDRCDGEVARVKLMETKKGQWVDTISDQVTVLSFLLGVPIGYYLISKNPVAIILGAFNISVFIFFVIWSFYFLARYTDSGSLVAYFEVDKLVEEKNSSTIRRLIKFVRPMARRNFYSLGFLVVAIVGGYPWVLGFTSAALLLFLIHQLEDIIKIRKASPQENNLK, from the coding sequence ATGGACCATGCAATACTTGTAGCCGCCGGTACGGGTATAGAAGAAGAAAAATTAAGCAACCACGGAGAGACCGTATTCGGGTCTCTGCCCCAGATTAAACGTCTCGTTATAACCGCTCAGAGGGCGGGCATCAAAAATTTCACGATAATAACCGAAAAAAAGGATTCCCCTTTAAAAGAACTCCTCTCAGGCGACAAGCGTATAGAGAGCGACATAAGCTGGCGCTCTCTTGGAACGGAAACAGAGCTCGGCTCTTCCCCTTGCCTGATAATTCAATCGAACCTGGTAACAACCCCCGGGGCGTTGTCGAATTTCATGGATTCCGCGACAAAACCGGGCGAGATCCTTGTGCTCGTTGATACGTCACGGGACGCCTGGGTAAAAACCGGTGGCGGCGACGATGTTGCAGACCTATTCTCAACAGGCGGCAGGGCGGTAGGAGCGTTCATAGCCTCCGGGAAGCTCCTCGAAAAATCCATTATGGATTCGATGTCCATTAAAACCTTCGTTCAGGAGCTTATCGGAAGAGATAAAGTAAAATACAAGGAGTTCTCCGACACCTACTGGATGAGGCTCTCGTCTGAAAAAGAATCCGTCAAAAAAGCGGAAAACATGATATTTGCCCATGTGGGCAAGACCGCCACAGGCTGGATTTCAAGAAGCGTAAACAGCAAAATCTCATTGCCCACCAGCAGGCTCCTGGTAAAAACTCCCCTTACGCCCAATATGATAAGCATTTTAATAAATGTTATAGGCGTGCTCTGCGGCGTCTTTTATGCAATCGGCTATCCGGTTGTAGGCGCTCTCTGCATGCAGGCCGCAACTATACTCGACCGCTGCGACGGGGAGGTAGCGCGAGTCAAGCTCATGGAGACAAAAAAAGGCCAGTGGGTTGATACTATTTCCGATCAGGTTACCGTGCTTTCCTTTTTACTCGGTGTCCCGATAGGGTATTACCTTATCTCAAAGAATCCTGTTGCCATAATACTGGGCGCTTTCAATATCTCCGTTTTCATTTTCTTCGTAATCTGGTCATTTTACTTCCTCGCGAGGTATACGGATTCGGGCAGTCTGGTAGCTTATTTCGAGGTCGATAAATTGGTTGAAGAGAAAAACAGCTCGACTATTCGGAGGCTCATCAAATTTGTGCGCCCCATGGCCAGAAGGAACTTTTATTCACTCGGATTTCTCGTGGTCGCGATTGTGGGAGGATATCCCTGGGTGCTCGGGTTTACCAGCGCGGCCCTATTACTGTTTTTAATTCACCAATTAGAAGATATAATAAAGATCAGAAAGGCTAGTCCGCAAGAAAACAACTTAAAATAA
- a CDS encoding TraR/DksA C4-type zinc finger protein gives MAKSKKATPKKRATKKPRKDWREEIRQMLLLMRKELLKEVSQSMRAESDHLKHDIGDFYDHASSDRDRELALMLADREREKLTLVDDALKRIENGTYGICESCEEEIDKERLAAMPFTKLCLSCQEDLERQ, from the coding sequence ATGGCAAAAAGCAAAAAGGCAACCCCAAAAAAAAGAGCAACCAAGAAGCCGAGAAAAGACTGGCGTGAAGAAATCAGGCAGATGCTGCTGCTGATGCGGAAAGAGCTGCTTAAAGAGGTATCTCAGTCAATGAGAGCCGAATCCGACCATCTGAAACATGATATAGGTGATTTCTACGACCATGCCTCAAGCGACAGGGACAGGGAGCTGGCCCTGATGCTGGCGGATAGGGAAAGAGAGAAGCTGACCCTTGTGGACGATGCGCTCAAGAGAATAGAGAACGGAACCTACGGGATATGCGAATCCTGCGAAGAGGAAATCGATAAGGAAAGGCTTGCCGCCATGCCCTTCACCAAACTATGTCTTTCATGCCAGGAAGATTTGGAAAGGCAGTAA
- a CDS encoding nuclear transport factor 2 family protein, whose translation MRLAVCCSVIIFTLLISCGSGENREIEEALDTRTRAFETKNADLYMSLISPDYRQEKKGKVVGVDGIKRNFESNVTLFDTLDVTNRDRTVYTQGDKAEVVQITDVSVTLVDSRTFYIQAFSEAGSSCGISNMVSQKIESPEPQRTPTPGETPAPEPAPSPESNMVLTRLDPGAAGGISSITLTGAKPGSTVHFRYSERSGGTRLSGGICDGQVLGLNNAQALGGGSAIADTTGTATLYDISIPPNTVSKSRFKLNEKIVLAKKGGKWVIVKESDADFLEGFVFGGGN comes from the coding sequence ATGAGATTAGCCGTCTGCTGCTCTGTCATAATTTTTACACTTCTTATCTCCTGCGGAAGCGGTGAAAACCGGGAGATTGAAGAAGCGCTCGACACAAGAACCCGGGCCTTTGAAACAAAGAACGCCGACCTTTATATGTCACTCATATCACCCGATTACAGGCAGGAAAAGAAAGGGAAAGTGGTAGGGGTGGACGGTATCAAGAGGAATTTTGAAAGTAACGTTACACTTTTCGACACGCTGGATGTTACAAACAGGGATAGAACTGTTTATACGCAGGGTGACAAGGCTGAGGTTGTACAGATTACCGATGTTTCTGTGACTCTCGTGGATAGCAGGACTTTTTATATACAGGCTTTTTCCGAAGCGGGCTCATCCTGCGGGATAAGCAATATGGTTTCTCAGAAAATCGAGTCTCCGGAGCCGCAACGGACGCCGACCCCCGGGGAAACCCCCGCTCCGGAACCCGCGCCATCCCCGGAAAGTAATATGGTTTTGACGCGCCTTGATCCCGGAGCGGCAGGCGGCATTAGCTCAATAACCCTCACCGGCGCAAAACCCGGTTCTACAGTTCACTTCAGATATTCTGAACGCAGTGGCGGCACAAGGTTATCCGGCGGTATCTGCGACGGGCAGGTTCTTGGTCTCAACAATGCACAGGCCCTGGGCGGGGGGTCTGCAATTGCCGATACCACGGGAACCGCTACTCTTTATGATATCTCAATACCGCCAAATACCGTAAGCAAAAGCAGGTTTAAATTAAATGAGAAAATCGTGCTGGCCAAAAAAGGAGGCAAATGGGTAATAGTAAAAGAATCCGACGCCGATTTTCTGGAAGGTTTTGTTTTCGGCGGCGGTAACTGA
- a CDS encoding sodium-dependent transporter, whose translation MERPFLRARDLWSTRAGLILAMAGNAIGLGNFLRFPVQAAENGGGAFMIPYIIAFFIIGIPLMWTEWAMGRYGGARGHGTAPAIFNLFWKSPFAKIIGVFGLWIPLVVAIYYIYIESWTLGYSLHFLLGTSPKLAPGTDTAVEYMELFGSFLGSYIGAGGTDILSPSVMAYIAFAATLLINFLILLKGVSRGIERFAKIALPALFIMALILLVRVLTIKTPSGNALQGLNFLWNPDFSALRSPGVWVAAAGQIFFTLSLGFGAIITYASYIRPDQDIALSGLTSAALNETAEVVLGGSIAIPAAVAFFGVAGAVSIAQSGAFSLGFVSLPAIFTSMPAGQYLGFLWFLLLFFAGLTSSVAITQPVIAFFEDEFGLNRVKSVLITMGIIIISVLMVIFVNETLDEWDFWAGTIGIVIFGLLEILIFMWAFGGENAWAEINRKGIIRAPRIFYYVLRYITPLFMMVLIGWWATELLPGELEKSSWTIWLARIYLIVLFIVLTVLVYIADRRRKLKNNGS comes from the coding sequence ATGGAAAGACCTTTCTTGAGAGCTAGAGATTTATGGAGTACCAGAGCGGGGCTCATTCTTGCGATGGCGGGAAACGCTATCGGGCTGGGGAATTTTCTCCGTTTCCCCGTCCAGGCCGCTGAAAATGGCGGCGGAGCGTTCATGATTCCCTATATCATTGCATTTTTTATAATAGGGATACCTCTAATGTGGACAGAATGGGCAATGGGCAGGTATGGCGGCGCGAGGGGACACGGCACTGCTCCCGCTATATTCAATCTGTTCTGGAAAAGCCCTTTTGCGAAAATCATAGGCGTCTTCGGGCTGTGGATCCCCCTTGTAGTCGCAATCTACTACATTTACATTGAATCGTGGACACTGGGATACTCGCTTCATTTTCTTCTGGGCACAAGCCCGAAGCTGGCTCCCGGGACCGATACCGCCGTTGAGTATATGGAGCTTTTCGGAAGCTTTCTGGGCTCGTATATAGGAGCCGGAGGTACGGATATTTTAAGCCCTTCTGTAATGGCCTATATAGCCTTCGCGGCAACTTTGCTGATCAATTTCCTCATACTCCTCAAGGGCGTATCGCGCGGAATAGAACGCTTTGCGAAGATTGCGCTTCCGGCGTTATTCATAATGGCGTTAATCCTTCTTGTAAGGGTCTTGACAATTAAAACGCCGAGCGGCAACGCCCTTCAGGGCTTGAATTTTCTATGGAATCCCGACTTCAGCGCACTAAGGAGTCCCGGAGTATGGGTTGCTGCCGCGGGACAGATATTCTTTACGCTCAGTCTGGGGTTCGGAGCAATCATTACCTATGCGTCTTATATAAGACCCGATCAGGATATTGCTCTCTCCGGACTGACGTCCGCTGCCCTTAACGAGACCGCGGAAGTCGTTTTGGGCGGCTCGATCGCAATTCCGGCGGCTGTGGCGTTTTTCGGGGTCGCGGGAGCCGTATCGATTGCGCAGTCCGGTGCTTTCAGCCTCGGCTTCGTGAGTCTTCCGGCGATTTTCACCAGTATGCCCGCAGGTCAATACCTCGGATTCCTCTGGTTTTTGCTTCTTTTCTTCGCGGGTCTTACGTCCTCGGTTGCCATAACCCAGCCCGTAATCGCTTTTTTCGAGGACGAATTCGGATTGAACAGGGTAAAATCGGTGCTCATTACCATGGGTATTATCATCATAAGCGTTCTGATGGTAATTTTCGTCAATGAAACCCTTGATGAGTGGGATTTCTGGGCGGGCACAATCGGGATCGTCATATTCGGTCTGCTGGAGATTCTGATATTTATGTGGGCGTTTGGCGGAGAGAACGCATGGGCTGAAATAAACCGTAAAGGAATAATAAGAGCGCCGAGAATATTTTATTACGTGCTCAGGTACATAACGCCTCTTTTTATGATGGTGCTGATCGGGTGGTGGGCCACCGAGCTCCTCCCGGGTGAGCTGGAAAAGTCGAGCTGGACTATCTGGCTTGCCAGAATCTACCTGATTGTGCTTTTTATTGTTTTAACGGTACTGGTTTACATCGCGGACAGGAGGAGGAAGTTAAAGAATAATGGAAGCTGA
- the mtnA gene encoding S-methyl-5-thioribose-1-phosphate isomerase — protein MSSFKTIEWKDDKVVMIDQTRLPGEEIYIECDTYEDVAEAIRSMVIRGAPAIGVAAGMGIALGALKTRTNGREEFVSEVKRVSDVILATRPTAVNLSWAVKRMLRTLDEAEGPVELMKAKLVEEAKDILDEDIMTCRNLGKVGARLIKDNAVVLTHCNAGALATGGYGTALGVIRASREAGKNISVIATETRPFLQGARLTAWELDRDGIPVSLITDNMVGYMMRKGMVDAVVLGADRIARNGDVANKIGTYTISVLAKAHNVPFYVAAPLSTVDYECPDGGLIPIEERNINEVTHISGKKIAPDVSVFNPAFDITPNENISSIITEKGIAERPFSGSLQELFEK, from the coding sequence ATGTCCTCATTTAAAACAATAGAGTGGAAAGACGACAAGGTTGTAATGATAGACCAGACGAGGCTTCCCGGCGAGGAAATATATATCGAATGCGACACCTATGAAGATGTAGCGGAGGCAATAAGGAGCATGGTTATAAGGGGCGCCCCCGCGATAGGCGTCGCGGCCGGCATGGGTATAGCCCTCGGTGCCCTTAAAACCAGAACGAACGGCAGGGAGGAGTTCGTGTCAGAGGTGAAAAGGGTCTCCGATGTTATATTGGCGACAAGGCCGACTGCCGTAAATCTTTCCTGGGCTGTGAAGCGAATGCTGAGAACGCTTGACGAGGCTGAGGGGCCCGTGGAGCTTATGAAGGCAAAGTTGGTTGAGGAAGCGAAGGACATACTGGATGAAGATATCATGACCTGCCGTAACTTGGGGAAAGTAGGGGCCCGGCTGATAAAGGATAACGCGGTCGTGCTGACCCACTGCAACGCGGGCGCGCTTGCTACCGGAGGCTACGGTACGGCGCTGGGTGTTATAAGGGCCTCCAGGGAGGCGGGGAAGAATATAAGCGTAATAGCGACCGAAACGAGACCCTTTCTTCAGGGTGCGAGACTCACTGCCTGGGAACTTGACAGGGACGGCATACCCGTTTCATTAATCACTGATAATATGGTGGGTTACATGATGAGAAAGGGAATGGTTGACGCGGTTGTTCTGGGAGCCGACAGAATCGCCAGAAACGGCGATGTGGCCAACAAAATAGGGACTTATACAATCTCGGTGTTGGCGAAGGCCCATAATGTGCCGTTCTATGTGGCCGCGCCCCTTTCCACTGTCGATTATGAGTGCCCCGACGGGGGGCTGATACCTATAGAGGAAAGAAATATTAACGAGGTTACTCACATATCGGGCAAAAAAATCGCCCCCGACGTAAGCGTTTTCAATCCGGCTTTCGATATAACTCCGAATGAGAACATAAGCTCCATCATAACGGAGAAGGGCATAGCGGAAAGACCTTTCTCGGGAAGTTTGCAGGAGTTGTTTGAAAAATAG
- a CDS encoding outer membrane protein assembly factor BamD has translation MKLISLLILSASLLFVINCGSKKVPKEMTDEQLYESAVEEMTADKGGFPWIFRGRDYDSIFAYLKEVQIRYTYSPYAALAELRTGDVFFQRGDYEQAAIEYEEFLKRHPGHKEAPYATYRLALSYYKEIRSPDRDPTSTRQALEWFNTFVEKYPDSPLIADAREKIIKCRNRLAKREIYIGNFYSKRDNYKAAADRYKIVVNDYSDTNRYGEALYLMGRAYAKSDQYELARQALNKLVLELPSDNKYHGKASSLLNDIQGKTAPPPENTGEQGQPQQG, from the coding sequence ATGAAGTTAATTTCCCTTCTAATCCTGTCAGCATCGCTGTTGTTCGTAATTAATTGCGGTTCAAAAAAAGTGCCGAAAGAGATGACGGACGAACAGCTCTATGAGTCGGCAGTCGAGGAGATGACCGCGGACAAGGGCGGTTTCCCCTGGATATTCAGGGGAAGGGACTATGATTCGATCTTCGCGTATTTGAAGGAAGTACAGATAAGGTATACATACAGCCCTTATGCGGCGCTTGCGGAGCTCAGGACGGGAGATGTGTTTTTTCAAAGAGGTGATTACGAGCAGGCGGCAATCGAATACGAGGAATTCCTGAAACGTCATCCCGGCCATAAAGAAGCCCCGTATGCAACCTATCGTCTGGCCCTGTCTTATTATAAAGAAATCAGGAGCCCGGACAGAGACCCTACCTCCACGAGGCAGGCTCTCGAGTGGTTTAACACCTTCGTTGAAAAATATCCGGATTCCCCCCTTATCGCGGATGCCCGTGAAAAAATAATTAAATGCAGGAATAGACTCGCGAAACGTGAAATATACATAGGCAACTTCTATTCAAAGAGAGATAATTATAAAGCCGCCGCAGACAGGTATAAGATAGTAGTTAATGATTATAGCGATACGAACAGGTATGGCGAGGCTTTATATCTTATGGGAAGAGCGTACGCGAAATCAGACCAGTACGAGCTTGCCCGACAGGCTTTAAACAAGCTTGTTCTGGAATTGCCGAGCGACAATAAATACCACGGTAAAGCGAGCTCATTATTAAACGACATTCAGGGTAAAACAGCCCCGCCTCCCGAAAATACCGGGGAACAGGGACAGCCGCAGCAAGGATGA
- a CDS encoding aspartyl/asparaginyl beta-hydroxylase domain-containing protein, whose product MEEKRQDSANIQGGNGNGKMPKPDYETKEYMPGLMSLFIKLVEATNVRFAKNGNISLYEKSTFPWVAGLESEWKKIREELDQVMVRKDELPNFHDIMEDVKTITTDNLWKTYFLAGYGLESEENSKRCPETTRLLKKIPGMKTAFFSILAPKKHIPAHKGPYNGVLRYHLGLIVPEPKEKCRIRIEDTITHWDEGDSIIFDDTFEHEVWNDTDGFRAVLFVDFVRPVMFPFSLLNNFLINAASFAPLIREAEVRHKKWEKEFYKQ is encoded by the coding sequence ATGGAAGAGAAAAGACAGGATTCTGCAAACATTCAGGGTGGAAACGGCAACGGCAAGATGCCCAAGCCCGATTATGAAACCAAAGAGTATATGCCGGGCTTGATGTCGCTGTTCATAAAGCTGGTTGAAGCCACAAATGTCCGCTTCGCGAAAAACGGCAACATTTCTCTATACGAGAAATCGACATTCCCATGGGTGGCTGGACTTGAAAGCGAGTGGAAGAAAATACGCGAGGAACTCGATCAGGTAATGGTGCGTAAAGACGAACTCCCCAATTTTCACGACATCATGGAAGATGTAAAGACAATCACCACTGATAATCTCTGGAAAACCTATTTTCTCGCCGGTTACGGGCTTGAGAGTGAGGAAAACTCCAAGAGATGCCCGGAAACTACACGTTTATTGAAAAAAATCCCCGGAATGAAGACGGCTTTCTTTTCGATCCTCGCCCCCAAGAAACACATCCCGGCGCACAAGGGCCCTTATAACGGAGTTCTGCGCTATCATCTGGGGTTGATAGTTCCCGAACCGAAGGAAAAATGCCGGATCCGGATTGAGGATACGATAACTCACTGGGATGAGGGGGACAGCATAATATTCGACGACACTTTCGAGCACGAGGTATGGAACGACACGGACGGATTCAGGGCCGTGCTCTTCGTGGATTTCGTGCGCCCCGTAATGTTCCCGTTCAGTCTTTTGAACAACTTCCTTATCAACGCGGCATCCTTTGCCCCTCTGATAAGGGAAGCGGAAGTAAGACACAAGAAATGGGAGAAGGAGTTTTACAAGCAGTAG
- a CDS encoding aspartate 1-decarboxylase, producing the protein MRRTLLKSKIHRATVTEADLEYEGSITIDRNLMDAADFFHYEQVHIFNITNGHRFVTYVIEGKRGANEICVNGAAAHLAKEGDCLIIASFASYNENECKAHVPKLVYVDAANNITEIKPEPKKLQVAKN; encoded by the coding sequence ATGCGCAGAACATTGCTTAAGTCAAAGATACACAGGGCGACGGTTACCGAGGCCGACCTCGAGTATGAGGGCAGTATAACGATAGACAGGAATTTAATGGACGCCGCCGATTTCTTCCATTACGAGCAGGTGCACATATTCAACATCACCAACGGCCACAGGTTCGTAACCTATGTTATCGAAGGCAAACGCGGCGCGAACGAAATATGTGTCAACGGAGCGGCTGCGCACCTCGCGAAAGAAGGGGACTGTCTGATTATCGCGAGCTTCGCGTCTTATAATGAAAACGAATGCAAGGCACACGTACCGAAACTGGTATATGTCGACGCCGCCAACAATATTACCGAAATAAAGCCCGAACCGAAAAAATTGCAGGTTGCAAAAAACTGA
- the panC gene encoding pantoate--beta-alanine ligase — translation MKLIKSVKEMQAFSTCIRREGKVISFVPTMGALHEGHLNLMREGRKRGNILIASVFVNPTQFGPDEDYKSYRRDIDGDKKKMNEAGVDAAFFPEVEDIYPPGFDTCVEVTGLGSPLCGRFRPGHFRGVATVVLKLFNIVKPHIAIFGQKDYQQLQIIKKMVRDLSLEVEIIGMPIVREPSGLAMSSRNSYLSAEEREKALYLSRALFEIKERFEKGERNTTDLIESGYRVLHRASVDEIDYFEIRDGKTLEDKKSASPGDVAALAVRIGGARLIDNIVL, via the coding sequence ATGAAGCTAATAAAGAGCGTAAAGGAGATGCAGGCCTTTTCAACCTGCATCAGGAGGGAGGGGAAGGTCATTTCGTTCGTCCCGACGATGGGGGCGCTCCATGAAGGGCACCTGAACTTGATGAGGGAGGGCAGGAAGAGGGGAAACATATTAATTGCAAGCGTATTTGTTAACCCGACACAGTTCGGTCCGGACGAGGATTACAAAAGCTACAGAAGAGATATTGACGGGGACAAGAAAAAAATGAACGAGGCCGGGGTCGACGCCGCTTTCTTCCCCGAAGTCGAGGATATTTATCCGCCCGGATTCGACACCTGCGTTGAGGTGACCGGGCTGGGGAGCCCTCTTTGCGGAAGATTCAGACCCGGTCATTTCAGAGGCGTGGCAACGGTGGTATTGAAGCTTTTCAATATCGTAAAACCGCATATAGCCATATTCGGACAAAAGGACTATCAGCAGCTCCAGATCATAAAAAAAATGGTAAGAGACCTGAGCCTTGAAGTTGAAATAATAGGAATGCCCATCGTGAGGGAGCCGTCAGGGCTTGCGATGAGCTCGAGGAATTCATATCTCAGCGCCGAAGAAAGAGAAAAGGCGTTGTATTTATCACGAGCGCTTTTTGAGATCAAAGAAAGGTTTGAAAAAGGTGAGAGAAATACGACGGACCTGATTGAATCGGGTTACAGGGTGCTTCACAGGGCCTCCGTTGACGAAATTGATTATTTCGAGATCAGGGACGGCAAAACACTCGAAGATAAAAAGTCAGCCTCGCCCGGCGATGTGGCGGCTTTGGCCGTACGCATAGGCGGCGCCAGACTCATTGATAATATAGTGCTTTAA